Proteins encoded in a region of the Panicum hallii strain FIL2 chromosome 3, PHallii_v3.1, whole genome shotgun sequence genome:
- the LOC112885452 gene encoding protein PRRC2C-like has product MDPSTDSGEVTLGQMPPPTSTDAMMTNAVASPLPASPTSGKKASASALSAAPAPRILKKKVLSIKKSTLPSSALGLEQSGVAANDPAPEPEKVVDVTPSTMTFAEPSVPAENPAPTPIDAAGANVENTLIAEVELDDARRVPETPIGDLQQQPAPDRQDAAGSSIVGALIQPPSWESDIPHELIDDPMLISE; this is encoded by the exons ATGGACCCATCAACGGATTCTGGTGAGGTCACGCTGGGGCAAATGCCACCCCCAACTAGCACAGATGCAATGATGACCAACGCGGTTGCCTCGCCGTTGCCAGCATCGCCCACGTCTGGCAAAAAGGCATCAGCGAGTGCCCTGAGTGCAGCTCCAGCACCTAGGATACTTAAAAAGAAAGTATTATCAATAAAGAAATCCACTCT ACCATCCTCTGCTCTAGGCTTGGAACAATCTGGTGTTGCTGCGAATgacccagcccccgagccagagAAAGTAGTTGATGTGACACCATCGACAATGACTTTTGCTGAGCCATCAGTGCCAGCTGAAAATCCTGCCCCCACGCCCATCGATGCTGCAGGTGCCAATGTTGAAAACACGCTGATCGCTGAGGTGGAGCTGGACGATGCAAGAAGGGTTCCAGAAACTCCCATAG GAGACCTACAGCAGCAGCCGGCTCCTGACAGGCAAGACGCTGCGGGTAGTTCAATAGTTGGAGCTTTGATCCAGCCACCAAGTTGGGAAAGCGACATCCCACATGAGCTAATCGACGATCCAATGCTGATATCGGAGTAG
- the LOC112885453 gene encoding uncharacterized protein LOC112885453 translates to MDAFVMEIHKLGNKLSGLEIHHVVRDNNVGTDVLSKLGSDRANVPPGVFIHELHHPSIKALDQITIIPISSEPDQEVMMIEVDLWTPFINFIKDQKLPSGIDAKSIEAARIFRRSKSYVLVNDKLYKRDSASGILLKCVPVEEGKEILQEIHEGEFYENSAIEVKYMSVAHPQANG, encoded by the exons atggatgcaTTTGTCATGGAAATACACAAGCTCGGGAACAAGTTGTCAGGACTCGAGATCCATCATGTGGTTCGGGACAACAATGTTGGGACAGATGTGCTTTCAAAGCTGGGGTCTGATCGAGCAAATGTCCCACCAGGAGTATTCATTCACGAGTTACATCATCCATCCATCAAGGCACTAGATCAAATCACCATCATTCCGATCTCTTCTGAGCCCGACCAAGAGGTCATGATGATCGAGGTTGACTTGTGGACACCATTCATTAACTTCATCAAAGATCAAAAGCTACCCTCTGGCATTGACGCAAAAAGCATTGAGGCTGCACGCATCTTCAGGCGAAGCAAGAGTTATGTCCTGGTCAATGACAAGTTGTACAAGCGTGATTCAGCATCAGGCATCCTTCTGAAGTGTGTTCCAGTCGAGGAAGGCAAAGAAATACTACAAGAAATTCATGAAGGA GAATTCTATGAGAATAGCGCCATTGAGGTAAAGTACATGTCGGTTGCTCACCCACAGGCCAATGGCTAG